A genomic window from Methanoculleus caldifontis includes:
- a CDS encoding DUF308 domain-containing protein: MSTLESYLDALHQGVFQVVVPKAVVTEPLGPDWKRSPINVPSPETVASYRKGQYHAHETVSEYRVHMDRYDPEKNPIMHLVDDAPLLLMIHETMETIFVTGRDATRRGPRQRLADQQMSWRLRMGLGAVLLAIGAVLLLLTLYETVAVFAVLLPSFVLLFGLLTMIKGVRQRDRKEHADGDIVRGGMLAGAGIVLFVLWELYLLLILLILAVWFFSSAVVTLLRVFRKRGSLTTGFWYTFGLGVSSLALGVLAVTLPEELVELLLSLLAGIVLMSGGFLVLDAYGLRNAARLMGAGG, translated from the coding sequence TTGAGCACGCTTGAATCGTATCTCGATGCCCTGCACCAGGGGGTCTTTCAGGTCGTCGTCCCGAAGGCCGTGGTGACCGAGCCGCTCGGACCTGACTGGAAACGGTCGCCGATCAACGTGCCGAGTCCCGAGACCGTCGCGAGTTACCGGAAGGGCCAGTACCACGCCCACGAGACCGTCTCGGAGTACCGCGTCCACATGGACCGCTACGACCCGGAGAAGAACCCCATCATGCACCTGGTCGACGACGCTCCCCTTCTCCTCATGATCCACGAGACGATGGAGACCATCTTCGTGACGGGCAGAGATGCGACGCGGCGAGGTCCCCGGCAGCGCCTTGCCGATCAGCAGATGAGCTGGAGACTCCGGATGGGCCTCGGCGCGGTCCTGCTCGCGATAGGCGCCGTCCTCCTCCTCCTGACACTCTACGAGACTGTAGCCGTCTTCGCCGTACTGTTGCCCTCCTTTGTTCTCCTCTTCGGCCTCCTCACGATGATCAAGGGCGTCCGGCAGAGGGACCGCAAAGAGCATGCAGACGGCGACATCGTCCGGGGCGGTATGCTGGCCGGTGCAGGTATCGTTCTCTTCGTCCTCTGGGAGCTCTATCTCCTCCTTATTCTGCTGATTCTCGCGGTCTGGTTCTTCTCCAGCGCGGTCGTCACGCTGCTCCGGGTGTTCCGGAAGAGAGGTAGCTTAACGACGGGTTTCTGGTATACGTTCGGGCTGGGCGTAAGCTCGCTGGCTCTCGGTGTCCTCGCAGTAACCCTGCCCGAAGAGCTGGTTGAGCTCCTCCTCTCCCTGCTCGCCGGGATCGTGCTCATGAGTGGTGGCTTTCTGGTCCTCGATGCCTACGGGTTGAGGAACGCCGCCCGCCTGATGGGGGCGGGGGGATGA
- a CDS encoding GYD domain-containing protein, with protein MLFIALAKMKAPMSKEVIVQNLKDIAADTRGEVRYLGVYWTLGRYDTVAIFEAPNEKVAMNLSLNRADRMEIETLVAVPKKGLPLDWPEMVVE; from the coding sequence ATGCTTTTCATTGCACTGGCCAAAATGAAAGCCCCGATGAGCAAGGAAGTCATCGTTCAGAACCTGAAAGATATCGCGGCCGATACGAGAGGAGAGGTACGATACCTGGGCGTCTACTGGACGCTCGGGAGGTACGATACCGTGGCCATCTTTGAGGCCCCGAACGAGAAAGTGGCGATGAACCTCTCCTTGAACCGGGCCGATCGGATGGAGATAGAGACTCTCGTGGCCGTCCCGAAGAAGGGGTTGCCGCTGGACTGGCCAGAAATGGTTGTTGAGTAG
- a CDS encoding PAS domain S-box protein, giving the protein MSKGTRTPDLPECRQKDRSAGTFTFNPQTLSISRLTDAFAGMLGYLPEDLASLTLSSIWPDAAQREQFCRKLNDRNAVADYPATLARRDGTLLPVTIAASSLPETEIVCIVSSRTQTAEIQQICKAMPDAVLILDRDGTALFANSAAATLVGLTSPDDLLGRTPMEFVHPDYAEAVVRDLANVLSGHDGYLAHYLMRDLQGNEKWVEGLGTRVPFNGREANLVTLRDITGRKSVEGELARTNQRYRDLYRLVRMMCDNVPDLIWAKDMEGRYLFANKAICEKLLNAADTDEPLGRTDLFFAEREQQARPDDPAWHTFGEICRDSDTIVMENGEPARFDEFGNVRGEFLFLDVSKAPFRDESGRTIGTVGCGRDVTGERQVEERLRWNEALLSRMAQASPLAYYVVDNRTDTILYFNSRFCEMWGLSHLEDEMRAGDLKNSDIIPLCIPLTRDPAAVDASSAPLQDEENRAVVEDEIEFIDGRHIRRVSTQIRDQDNRYFGRLYLFEDITGRKKASEALRRHDAIMGAVNFAADKFLKETDWKGQMPEVLERFGRATDVSRVYVFENGKDPGTGEPVCSQRWEWTAEGVAAEIDEPESQNISYREMPRWHEALSAGGSIAGPVRTFPDYEREYFEPRLIRSVAVVPVFVNEQWWGFIGFDENRRERIWSPAELDALQAAASIIGSAILRTMNEEVYRNPVEHSPVGVYLYQDDRFAYVNPRFAEIFGYTRDELRTPGTHAALVDPEEKEEFRRRLQALLRGKTGSEHHEFCGVHRDGHAIFLENFATRLLFEGRPAIVGNLVDVTDRKQADEALRYSEERLKILFECAPDAFFLTDMNGILIDGNRAAERLAGSLKEEFIGKSLVEAGFVPREELPKVEIMLGRLTAGTAAGPIEFFPVDRDGTRFTIEITAFPVTIDGRQLVLTSARDTSERQQLENLKKRALLQIEENIEQLAILNDSIRNPLTVIVALAEMGDTEIDRKIMEQAWAIDAIIDRLDQGWLVSRKVKEYLKKHYT; this is encoded by the coding sequence ATGAGCAAGGGTACCCGGACACCCGATCTGCCCGAATGTCGGCAAAAGGACAGATCGGCAGGCACGTTCACCTTCAACCCGCAAACACTCAGCATCTCCCGGCTCACCGATGCTTTCGCCGGCATGCTCGGCTACCTGCCGGAGGACCTCGCCTCCCTCACGCTCTCAAGCATATGGCCGGATGCAGCACAACGAGAACAATTCTGCCGGAAACTTAACGACCGGAACGCGGTCGCGGATTATCCCGCCACTCTCGCCCGCCGGGACGGTACGCTCCTGCCCGTGACAATCGCCGCATCCTCCCTCCCGGAGACGGAGATAGTCTGTATCGTCTCTTCTCGGACGCAAACCGCAGAGATCCAGCAGATCTGCAAGGCCATGCCCGACGCCGTCCTCATCCTCGACCGGGACGGCACCGCCCTCTTTGCCAACAGCGCCGCCGCAACGCTTGTCGGCCTCACCTCCCCGGACGACCTGCTCGGCAGAACCCCGATGGAGTTCGTCCATCCCGACTACGCCGAGGCCGTCGTCCGGGATCTGGCAAACGTCCTGTCCGGGCACGACGGCTACCTCGCCCACTACCTGATGCGGGACCTTCAGGGGAACGAGAAGTGGGTCGAGGGGCTCGGCACGAGAGTCCCGTTCAACGGGCGGGAAGCAAACCTCGTCACGCTCCGCGACATCACCGGGAGGAAGAGCGTCGAGGGCGAACTCGCCCGGACCAACCAGCGGTACCGCGACCTCTACCGCCTCGTCCGGATGATGTGCGACAACGTGCCGGACCTCATATGGGCAAAAGACATGGAGGGGCGATACCTCTTTGCGAACAAGGCCATCTGCGAGAAACTCCTCAACGCGGCAGACACCGATGAGCCGCTCGGCCGGACGGACCTCTTCTTTGCCGAACGCGAGCAGCAGGCCCGGCCCGACGACCCGGCCTGGCACACTTTCGGCGAGATCTGCCGGGACTCCGATACGATCGTCATGGAAAACGGAGAGCCGGCGCGGTTCGACGAGTTCGGGAACGTCAGGGGGGAGTTCCTCTTCCTCGACGTCAGCAAGGCACCGTTTCGTGACGAGAGCGGGCGGACGATCGGGACCGTGGGATGCGGCCGCGACGTGACCGGGGAGCGGCAGGTGGAAGAGCGGCTCCGGTGGAACGAAGCCCTCCTCTCCCGGATGGCGCAGGCCTCCCCGCTCGCCTATTACGTCGTCGACAATCGGACCGACACCATCCTCTACTTCAACAGCAGGTTCTGCGAGATGTGGGGGCTCTCGCACCTGGAGGATGAGATGCGGGCTGGGGACCTCAAGAACAGCGATATCATCCCCCTCTGCATCCCGCTCACCCGTGACCCGGCAGCGGTCGATGCGTCCAGCGCACCGCTCCAGGATGAAGAGAACCGCGCCGTGGTCGAAGACGAGATCGAGTTCATTGACGGGCGGCATATCCGGCGGGTCTCCACACAGATCCGCGATCAGGATAACCGGTATTTCGGGAGGCTCTACCTCTTTGAGGATATCACCGGGCGGAAGAAGGCGTCCGAGGCTCTCCGCCGGCACGATGCCATCATGGGCGCGGTGAACTTTGCGGCGGACAAATTCCTCAAGGAGACGGACTGGAAGGGGCAGATGCCGGAGGTTCTCGAGCGGTTCGGCAGGGCCACCGACGTCAGCAGGGTCTACGTCTTTGAGAACGGTAAGGACCCCGGGACCGGCGAGCCCGTCTGCAGCCAGCGATGGGAGTGGACGGCGGAGGGCGTCGCTGCGGAGATCGATGAACCGGAGTCGCAGAATATTTCCTACAGAGAGATGCCCCGCTGGCATGAGGCGCTCTCGGCCGGGGGATCGATCGCCGGGCCGGTGCGGACGTTCCCCGACTACGAGCGGGAATACTTCGAGCCGAGGTTGATCCGGTCCGTCGCGGTTGTGCCGGTCTTCGTCAACGAGCAGTGGTGGGGTTTCATCGGGTTCGACGAGAACCGGAGGGAGCGCATATGGTCGCCGGCAGAGCTCGACGCACTCCAAGCGGCGGCAAGCATCATCGGCTCCGCCATCCTGCGCACGATGAACGAGGAGGTCTACCGGAACCCGGTGGAGCACTCGCCGGTGGGGGTCTACCTCTATCAGGATGACCGTTTCGCGTATGTCAACCCGCGGTTCGCCGAGATCTTCGGTTATACACGTGACGAGCTCCGGACTCCCGGCACACACGCCGCCCTGGTCGACCCGGAGGAGAAGGAGGAGTTCCGCAGGCGGCTACAGGCCCTGCTCCGCGGCAAGACCGGGTCGGAGCACCACGAATTCTGCGGGGTGCATCGGGACGGGCATGCTATCTTTCTTGAGAACTTCGCTACCCGCCTCCTCTTCGAGGGGCGGCCGGCGATCGTCGGCAACCTGGTGGACGTGACCGACCGAAAACAGGCGGACGAGGCGCTGAGGTATTCAGAGGAGCGGCTGAAGATCCTCTTCGAGTGCGCCCCGGATGCCTTCTTCCTCACCGACATGAACGGGATCCTGATCGACGGGAACCGGGCGGCCGAAAGACTGGCGGGCAGCCTGAAGGAGGAGTTCATCGGCAAGAGCCTTGTCGAAGCCGGATTCGTGCCGCGGGAGGAACTGCCAAAGGTAGAGATAATGCTCGGTCGGCTCACGGCCGGGACCGCTGCCGGCCCGATTGAGTTTTTCCCCGTCGACAGGGACGGCACCCGGTTCACCATAGAGATAACGGCATTTCCGGTGACGATCGACGGCCGGCAGCTGGTGCTCACAAGCGCCCGCGACACCTCCGAGCGGCAGCAGCTGGAAAACCTCAAGAAGAGGGCGCTCCTCCAGATCGAGGAGAACATCGAGCAGCTCGCGATCTTGAACGACTCCATCCGCAACCCCCTCACCGTCATCGTCGCCCTTGCGGAGATGGGGGATACGGAGATCGACAGAAAGATCATGGAGCAGGCCTGGGCCATCGACGCGATCATCGACCGGCTCGACCAGGGATGGCTGGTCTCAAGGAAAGTGAAGGAGTACCTGAAGAAGCACTACACATGA
- a CDS encoding class I SAM-dependent methyltransferase, which produces MAKAKVEYWSRSSPTYDTSVDASLGGNTRPLVNKLLKKEKDLGVVVEFGCGTGYFTRTLAERAESVVATDFSDDMLRMAEEHLKGCSNVRFQNVDCQHTPFADASFDTIFAGFVIPCVDDKVQALRESHRILKPGGRLIVANPNILLLPGIGKAKFLLRALIAWRGHLPPVSFCSVRDLVEGTGLVPAELNVVRDSAVASSAPVEYAVLVKPRSVRT; this is translated from the coding sequence ATGGCAAAAGCAAAGGTGGAATACTGGTCGAGGTCGTCGCCCACTTACGACACCTCGGTAGATGCCTCGCTCGGGGGGAATACCCGCCCGCTCGTGAACAAGCTGCTGAAGAAAGAGAAGGATCTCGGTGTAGTCGTCGAGTTCGGGTGCGGGACCGGCTACTTCACCAGAACGCTCGCGGAGAGAGCAGAGAGCGTGGTCGCGACGGACTTCTCCGACGATATGCTCCGGATGGCCGAAGAGCACCTGAAAGGCTGCAGCAACGTCCGGTTCCAGAACGTCGATTGCCAGCACACCCCGTTTGCGGACGCATCGTTCGATACAATCTTCGCCGGGTTCGTCATTCCCTGCGTGGACGACAAAGTACAGGCCCTGCGGGAGAGCCACCGGATCTTAAAGCCCGGCGGCAGGTTGATCGTCGCAAATCCCAACATCCTGCTTCTTCCGGGGATCGGCAAGGCGAAATTCCTCCTGCGGGCCCTAATCGCGTGGCGGGGGCACCTGCCCCCCGTGAGTTTCTGCTCCGTCCGGGACCTCGTCGAAGGGACGGGGCTTGTGCCGGCAGAGCTCAACGTGGTCCGGGACTCTGCCGTCGCGTCGAGTGCTCCAGTCGAGTACGCCGTGTTGGTAAAGCCCCGATCGGTCCGGACATAA
- a CDS encoding molybdopterin-dependent oxidoreductase, which yields MRTAQIVVILLIGVIAVLYALDLAGDGQGVTDLAPAEVREYQGEQLSSITDFRENSIRGPQYVNASTYTLTVDGLVEDREEYSYDALMERFPRYRKVVTLYCVEGWDVTILWEGIRVEDLLLEAGVKPGANTVIFYAADGYSSSLPLAYIEDRDILLAYAMNNVTLPAERGFPFQLVAEDRWGYKWVKWVTRIEVSDDANYRGYWESRGYSNNGSLDRSFFDRG from the coding sequence ATGCGCACGGCTCAGATCGTGGTCATACTGCTGATCGGCGTCATCGCCGTCCTCTACGCCCTCGACTTGGCGGGGGACGGACAGGGAGTGACGGATCTTGCACCTGCGGAGGTGCGGGAGTACCAGGGGGAGCAGCTCTCCTCGATTACAGATTTTCGTGAGAACTCGATCCGCGGTCCGCAGTACGTGAATGCAAGCACGTATACGCTCACCGTCGACGGGCTGGTGGAGGACCGGGAGGAATACTCCTACGATGCGCTCATGGAACGGTTCCCCCGCTACCGCAAGGTCGTTACCCTCTACTGCGTGGAAGGCTGGGACGTCACCATCCTCTGGGAGGGGATACGGGTGGAGGACCTCCTTTTGGAGGCAGGGGTAAAACCGGGGGCGAATACGGTCATCTTCTACGCTGCGGACGGCTACTCTTCCTCGCTTCCCCTCGCCTACATCGAGGACAGGGACATCCTGCTGGCCTATGCCATGAACAACGTCACCCTGCCGGCGGAGCGGGGGTTCCCCTTCCAGCTGGTGGCCGAGGACCGCTGGGGCTATAAGTGGGTGAAATGGGTGACCCGGATCGAGGTATCCGACGATGCGAACTACCGCGGCTACTGGGAGAGCCGGGGGTATTCGAACAACGGGAGCCTCGACCGGTCTTTCTTCGACCGGGGATAG
- a CDS encoding GNAT family N-acetyltransferase, producing MERPPGDATHPDHPCSPVYLPFKTADVEEAARLYTDVFIADEPTTHRHAPDPEIFLPYARRYAEFLAGKELSHIARDSRTGEIAGFIFCLDLTGDLAAEGATMAEFLAQFRETVEMIDELEEQYIERDRIAAGTVLHVFQIGVARPYRGRGLAQAMIRHALLSARRRGFSRAVADCTGPASRRAFERCGFVQAGHLPYDSFSRNGVAFFLGIDGGISLMVGEIETA from the coding sequence ATGGAAAGACCCCCCGGGGACGCCACCCACCCCGATCACCCCTGCTCCCCCGTCTATCTCCCCTTCAAAACGGCCGACGTCGAAGAGGCGGCACGGCTCTACACCGACGTCTTCATCGCCGACGAGCCGACAACGCACCGTCATGCGCCGGACCCGGAGATCTTTCTGCCGTATGCACGGCGGTACGCCGAATTTCTTGCGGGAAAAGAGCTCAGCCATATCGCCCGCGACAGTCGGACAGGCGAGATCGCCGGGTTCATCTTCTGCCTCGACCTCACCGGCGACCTCGCGGCCGAAGGGGCGACGATGGCGGAGTTTCTTGCGCAGTTCCGTGAAACCGTCGAGATGATCGACGAACTGGAAGAACAGTATATCGAGCGGGACAGGATCGCCGCAGGCACCGTGCTGCATGTCTTCCAGATCGGCGTGGCCCGGCCGTACCGCGGGCGCGGGCTGGCACAGGCGATGATCCGGCACGCGCTTCTCTCTGCCCGGAGGCGTGGGTTTTCCCGGGCGGTTGCCGATTGCACCGGCCCGGCCTCCAGAAGAGCGTTTGAGCGCTGCGGCTTTGTGCAGGCGGGCCATCTACCCTACGATTCGTTCAGCAGGAACGGCGTTGCATTCTTTTTGGGCATCGACGGCGGGATCTCCCTGATGGTCGGGGAGATCGAGACGGCATAG